One Astyanax mexicanus isolate ESR-SI-001 chromosome 3, AstMex3_surface, whole genome shotgun sequence genomic region harbors:
- the slc27a1a gene encoding long-chain fatty acid transport protein 1a: MHYAAAASLSFGSLGLLRLFGTSWPWSLAASFGVYLGTGGWKYLYVAVRTAKRDLNGLCVLLRVKLALWRHVRNGNTIPSIFAQTVKRHPNKPALVYEATGETWTFSELDQLCNAVAHWALSQGWTSGDVVALFMESRPLQVALWLGLAKIGVEAALINFNLRRDSLLHCLGVSGARALVFGAELADAVSEVNSALSTSTIRFSTGDLKPDVMSVLDAKPLDPILAASPRHPPPCTHSKGFNDRLFYIYTSGTTGLPKAAIVVHSRYFRIAAFGYFSFRMQSDDIIYDCLPLYHSAGNIMGVGQCVIHGLTVVVKKKFSASRFWDDCIKYNCTVVQYIGEICRYLLSQPVRPSERGHRVRLAVGNGLRPSVWEAFTERFGIKQIGEFYGATECNCSIANMDGKVGACGFNSRILPNVYPIRLVKVDEETMELVRNKEGLCVPCRPGEPGLLVGKINQQDPLRRFDGYANQEATRKKIAHNVFKPNDSAYLSGDVLVMDELGYMYFRDRSGDTFRWKGENVSTTEVEGTLSGLLGQTDVAVYGVSVPGVEGKAGMAAIADTTGSFNGESFLREVQKALPPYARPVFLRISPHVDTTGTFKIQKTRLQKEGYDPRITADQIYFLNSRAGRYEVVNEELFSALEGGRVSL; this comes from the exons ATGCACTATGCAGCAGCTGCCTCGCTGTCCTTTGGGTCATTGGGTTTGCTACGACTCTTCGGGACTTCATGGCCCTGGAGCTTGGCGGCCAGCTTCGGGGTGTACCTAGGGACCGGGGGCTGGAAGTACCTATATGTTGCAGTCCGTACTGCCAAGAGGGATCTGAA TGGACTGTGTGTCCTCCTAAGGGTGAAGCTGGCTCTCTGGCGTCATGTGCGTAACGGCAACACAATACCCTCAATCTTTGCCCAGACAGTGAAACGGCACCCAAATAAGCCTGCTCTCGTGTATGAAGCAACAGGGGAAACATGGACATTCTCCGAGCTTGACCAGTTGTGCAACGCTGTGGCCCACTGGGCCCTCAGCCAGGGCTGGACCTCGGGGGATGTTGTGGCCCTGTTTATGGAAAGCAGACCACTTCAGGTGGCCCTCTGGTTGGGCTTGGCTAAAATTGGCGTGGAGGCAGCGCTGATTAACTTCAACCTGAGGCGGGACTCTCTCTTACACTGTTTGGGGGTCTCTGGAGCCCGGGCTCTTGTTTTTGGAGCTGAGCTGGCTGATG CCGTGTCTGAGGTGAACTCTGCCCTCAGCACGTCTACAATACGCTTCAGTACTGGAGATCTAAAGCCTGATGTGATGAGTGTCCTCGATGCCAAGCCTCTGGATCCTATACTGGCTGCTTCTCCACGTCACCCTCCCCCTTGCACCCATTCAAAGGGATTTAATG ACCGTTTGTTCTATATCTACACCTCTGGTACCACTGGACTTCCCAAAGCTGCTATTGTGGTACACAGTCG gtattTTAGAATTGCTGCTTTTGGGTACTTTTCCTTCCGAATGCAGTCTGATGATATTATCTATGATTGCTTACCGCTCTACCATTCTGCAG GCAACATAATGGGTGTGGGTCAGTGTGTAATACACGGGCTGACCGTGGTggtgaaaaaaaagttttcagcGAGCCGCTTCTGGGACGACTGCATCAAGTACAACTGCACT GTGGTGCAGTACATAGGGGAGATCTGTCGTTACCTTCTTTCCCAGCCGGTGCGTCCGTCAGAGCGAGGGCACCGCGTACGACTGGCCGTGGGAAACGGTCTCCGCCCCAGCGTATGGGAGGCCTTCACTGAGCGCTTCGGCATCAAGCAGATTGGAGAGTTCTATGGAGCCACTGAGTGTAACTGCAGCATTGCTAATATGGACGGCAAG GTGGGAGCCTGTGGCTTTAACAGCAGGATTCTGCCCAACGTCTATCCGATCCGGCTGGTGAAAGTAGATGAGGAGACCATGGAGCTGGTGCGGAACAAGGAGGGACTCTGTGTGCCATGTCGACCTG GAGAACCAGGGCTCCTGGTGGGCAAAATTAACCAGCAAGACCCTCTGCGGCGCTTTGATGGATATGCTAATCAGGAGGCCACCAGAAAGAAAATTGCTCACAATGTCTTCAAGCCAAACGACTCGGCCTACCTGTCAG GTGATGTTCTGGTAATGGATGAACTGGGGTACATGTACTTCCGGGACCGCAGCGGCGACACGTTCCGGTGGAAGGGGGAGAACGTCTCGACTACTGAAGTGGAGGGAACGCTGAGCGGCCTCCTCGGCCAGACCGATGTAGCAGTATACGGAGTCTCTGTGCCAG GCGTGGAGGGGAAAGCTGGTATGGCAGCGATTGCAGATACAACAGGGAGCTTTAATGGTGAATCTTTTCTGAGAGAAGTCCAGAAGGCCCTGCCGCCGTATGCTCGACCTGTCTTCCTCCGCATCTCCCCGCACGTGGACACTACTG gcacatttaaaatccagAAGACCAGGTTACAGAAGGAGGGATACGACCCTCGTATCACAGCTGACCAGATCTACTTCCTGAACTCCAGAGCCGGACGATATGAGGTTGTAAACGAGGAGCTGTTTAGTGCCTTAGAGGGAGGTAGGGTATCTCTCTGA
- the ptger1c gene encoding prostaglandin E receptor 1c (subtype EP1) produces the protein MDTVVTSAGPFIWQHSADLNISALYSNSSASSPQSPPNYGLSYFTMTFGALSNLTALAILAKSYTRFHRRAKTPFLLLAAALLLTDLTGHLVTGGFGLYLHLQKVQRQRTASRVIEPTQAFCKLFGACMVFFGLSPLLLGCAMAVERCLGITQSLQHSAVVTTAHIRLSVLLLFAVALTLAALPLLGVGSYKLQFPGTWCFLPVQGSLSTADVSLVLIFSSLGLVALTVSVFCNTTSGLTLLQARFSNQGLQPTTSRRHGQSSSLQSLDVEMMVQLAVVNVVSWVCWSPFLIYIIISVRHFYRGTTRQYEQPMFLLTLRMASWNQILDPWVYILLRRAVLCRLCGLVRPNRPILTQTSYCTGSERQNIHLR, from the exons ATGGATACTGTGGTTACCTCCGCTGGTCCTTTCATATGGCAGCATTCTGCAGACCTGAACATCTCTGCCCTTTACTCAAACTCATCAGCCTCTTCTCCACAGAGTCCACCAAACTATGGACTGTCCTACTTCACCATGACCTTTGGAGCCCTATCAAACCTAACAGCTCTGGCCATCCTTGCCAAATCATACACTCGCTTCCATCGCAGAGCTAAGACCCCTTTCCTGTTGTTGGCAGCAGCTCTACTACTGACTGATCTGACAGGTCATTTGGTCACAGGAGGCTTCGGCCTCTACCTGCACCTGCAGAAGGTCCAGAGGCAGAGGACAGCGTCCAGAGTCATTGAACCAACTCAAGCCTTCTGCAAACTGTTTGGTGCCTGTATGGTATTCTTTGGCCTGAGCCCTCTATTGTTGGGCTGTGCCATGGCAGTGGAACGTTGCCTGGGCATCACCCAGTCCCTCCAGCACTCGGCTGTGGTCACCACAGCTCATATACGACTTTCCGTCCTCCTGCTCTTCGCCGTGGCCTTGACTTTAGCAGCGCTCCCTCTGCTGGGAGTGGGCAGCTACAAACTCCAGTTTCCTGGTACCTGGTGTTTCCTCCCTGTGCAGGGTTCGCTCTCCACTGCTGACGTCAGCCTGGTATTGATCTTCTCAAGCCTGGGCCTGGTAGCACTTACTGTTTCTGTATTCTGTAACACCACGAGTGGACTGACGCTCCTGCAGGCCAGGTTTAGCAATCAAGGTCTTCAGCCAACCACGTCCAGGAGGCACGGTCAATCCTCTTCTCTGCAGTCCTTAGACGTGGAGATGATGGTTCAGCTAGCGGTGGTAAATGTGGTTTCCTGGGTCTGCTGGAGCCCCTTTCTT ATTTACATTATCATATCAGTGAGACATTTCTACAGAGGCACCACCAGGCAGTATGAGCAGCCGATGTTTCTTCTGACCTTAAGGATGGCTTCCTGGAACCAGATCCTGGACCCATGGGTTTACATCCTCCTGAGGAGGGCGGTTCTGTGCAGACTGTGTGGCCTGGTTCGACCAAACAGACCCATTCTGACCCAGACCAGCTACTGCACAGGATCCGAGCGGCAGAACATTCATCTACGCTGA